Proteins from one Monodelphis domestica isolate mMonDom1 chromosome 6, mMonDom1.pri, whole genome shotgun sequence genomic window:
- the LOC100616851 gene encoding ester hydrolase C11orf54 homolog yields MIRELAADTEATAEIPKMASVEKFPFHVPHLEELAGVLQNELKNNFADVQVSVVDCPDLSKEPYTFPVKGICGKPRIAEVGGVPYLMPLVNQEKVYDMNTVAKQIDLPGAFIIGAGESPFQTLGINAEFKPIVQTQSDHKPAMNGSYFAQINPADGGYLLEKYSGKCNDFGFALLANLFASEGQPGKVIEVKAKGRTGKYNFVTCMRQTLEKHYGDKPVAMGGTFVVQKGKVKIHIMPPEFSSCPLNSDEDVNNWLHFFEIKAPLVCQPVFVSRDPGFDLQLEHTHCFSHHGEGGHYHYDTTPDTVEYLGYFLPAEVLYQIDKPKDTHTFGRD; encoded by the coding sequence atgatcagaGAACTAGCAGCTGACACGGAGGCTACGGCCGAGATTCCCAAAATGGCAAGTGTTGAGAAATTTCCTTTTCATGTGCCACATTTAGAAGAGCTTGCTGGAGTTCTACAGaatgaacttaaaaataattttgctgaTGTCCAGGTCTCCGTAGTTGATTGCCCTGATCTGTCTAAGGAACCATATACATTTCCTGTTAAAGGAATCTGTGGGAAACCGAGAATTGCAGAAGTAGGTGGGGTTCCTTACCTCATGCCTCTTGTGAATCAAGAAAAGGTTTATGATATGAATACTGTTGCAAAGCAAATTGATCTTCCTGGGGCTTTCATTATTGGAGCAGGAGAATCCCCATTTCAGACTCTTGGGATCAATGCTGAGTTTAAGCCAATTGTCCAGACTCAAAGTGATCACAAGCCTGCTATGAATGGAAGCTACTTTGCCCAGATTAACCCTGCAGATGGAGGGTACCTGCTAGAGAAATATAGTGGGAAATGCAATGACTTTGGATTTGCCTTACTGGCTAATCTCTTTGCTAGTGAAGGCCAGCCTGGCAAGGTCATTGAAGTAAAAGCCAAAGGAAGAACTGGAAAGTACAATTTTGTGACTTGTATGAGACAAACTCTTGAAAAGCATTATGGAGATAAACCTGTAGCGATGGGAGGAACATTTGTTGttcaaaaaggaaaagtaaagatTCATATCATGCCCCCAGAATTTTCTTCTTGCCCACTGAACTCTGATGAGGATGTGAATAATTGGTTGCATTTTTTTGAAATTAAGGCTCCTTTGGTTTGTCAGCCAGTTTTTGTTTCTCGAGACCCGGGGTTTGATTTACAATTAGAGCATACACACTGTTTTAGTCATCATGGAGAAGGAGGACACTATCATTATGACACCACTCCAGATACAGTGGAGTATCTTGGGTATTTCCTACCTGCTGAGGTTCTCTATCAAATTGATAAACCAAAGGACACCCATACATTTGGGCGAGATTAA